The sequence below is a genomic window from Lodderomyces elongisporus chromosome 2, complete sequence.
gatactaataatgataacaacaacaacaacaacaacaacaacaacaacaacgactacaacgacgatgatgaaaataataataataataataataatgatgatgacgatgatgacgatgatgaggTATTTGTTAAACCTCCGCAATTGGCACATGAGAAGCAGGCACTATCACCAGACGTCTCTGTAGAAGACGAAGGGTCGATTGCACGATCACTGCGAAGAGCACCGGCTAGCAATCTACAGAATGTCGTCTTGTTCAATGCAGACGCTGATGCTAATGATTATGATATCGACGGTGGTAATTTACCACGAACTtaaattgattgattgattgattaattaatttttctttgccaTTTGTTTGCCATTTGTTTGCAACGTTTTGCATTGTTATTGAGTGTTAtcataaatttttttttttttttgaggaTATAGAACAGGTTAGATTATAGATGTATTATAGATAGATTTCATTCAATTAGAATATAAGAAACAAACTTATTCATTACTTAGAGCGATAAATTAAATTGGCCTATTGATGGTGTTTTTCACATTAATGCTAAATTCTAAGTAAATTGTATTTGGCATCCTGTAGCAGTGATCTAATTATCAATACATTGCAAGAGTCACAAAAATGCAAATaacgcaaaaaaaaaattgcgagcaaaaaaaaaaaatttttatatataatacacacacacacacacacacacacacacacacacacacacacacattcacacacatatacacatatacatatttgtatattaaaaaataaaataaaaaaaaaataataaaaaaaaagatgaaaatttgaagtttcaCGGAATAAGCAAGCAGCCATCGAAGTGGTATAGAACGAGACTTGACCATTCCTTTATTAATACCATCACAGTAGTTAGAGGACAACACTGTATATATaatcacacacacacacacacacacacacacacacaccacAAATACCCAAATACCCAAATACACAAGTACACACAGTATAATATAGGATGTCTGCAGATCATACGAGAGACCCATGCCCCATTGTGATTTTGAATGATTTTGGAGGTGCATTTGCCATGGGTGCCATTGGTGGATGTGTATGGCACGGTATCAAAGGTTTTAGAAACTCACCTCTGGGAGAAAGGGGATATGGTGCTATTTCTGCGATAAAAGCCAGAGCACCAGTTGTTGGTGGTAATTTTGGTGTTTGGGGTGGATTATTCTCAACCTTTGACTGTACGGTGAAGGCTGTGCGTAAGAGGGAAGATGCTTGGAATGCCGTGATTGCCGGTTTTTTTACAGGTGGTGCTTTGGCTATCAGAGGTGGATGGAAACATACAAGAAACTCCGCCATTACATGTGCATGTCTCTTGGGTGTGTTTGAAGGTGTGGGTATGATGATGCAGAGATTGCAAGCACAACCTGCCATGGCTCCTGTATACCCAGAAGAACCAACCAAGCTCGCTGCTTAAGGATGTGGttaaatggaaaagaatagagagagagaaagaagaaagagagacaGACAGAGATTCGAAGGGGGCAAAAATTagattaaaagaaaagggtaagCGATAATAAAAGCAGTATGTTGGGAGAACTCAAGAGACTGATTAGAGAGTGAGAATTAAAGAATaatggtttttttttttaaatagaAGTTGGACCATTACTTGTACATATTACAATGTAAGAACAGGCACCTTTAAGGTATTGAAgtgattgaaaagaaagggggAAAACAAGTGTATAGGAATgctaaaaaaagaggaatgTGTTTAATGATGATATAGAAAGCATTTGAATGCAAGATTATTGTTCCTATATGATGTAAGTGTCTGTATCATATGCTATATACAGTTTGGTAATATTGTATTCTTTGTAgtttctatattttttttgcgaCGTGGAAGAAGGTTCAAGTTTAGGGAAGgaggaaggaaagaagaacgTTTAAAGTACAGTGGCGAAGGAACAAAGGGGAAAggcgagagagagagagagtgaaagagtgaaagagaaagagaaaaaataaagagagagCGGCAGATGTAATGAGTGGTACTCACAGGTATGTTGTAAATAATACATCGCCTTATCTCTAAATCCAGTTTCTCTACACCTACCTCCCAACTTTAGCAACGACttgtggtagtagtagtagtattgATATTGGTAAAAGTTCTAAAAAATAGTACAGAAATACAGCGGCAGAAATAGCTATAGTTCATATGGGGGGATCCAATACAGAGGAAAGGGGAGATTtgaattgttgttgttgttgttgttgttgttgttcttgattggtgcaattttgaaaatgagaAGGACGTGTTTATGTGTATTTGAGGTGTTCAtatgtgtgtttttttgtggGTGAGAAACATATTGCATTCGGCTGATCCTTTCCCTCCActtccccttttttttattgcacttttttctctctctttctttctccccccctctctccctctctctctctccctctctctttatctttcttccctttttcctcctcctcctcctcctccaccaccaccactaccacacAACCGCACACAAAAAAGTGCTGCCAGTTGTTTCACAATCAACTGAGGAGAAATATTATCAATTAACCACCACCCTCCACCCGTCTTTtattacatatatacactggccaacacacacacacacacacacacacgtaCACATACACAGAGAAGATACTTCTAAACCAACTACTACCTCATTGCTCTTGTGTAAAGAACCACTTTATAGATCAAATCAGTTTTGGTAGGTTTGCAATTAACAACGTAAACACccacacaaacaaactaAAATTCTCCTCCcttcccaaaaaaaaaaagattaatttctttcttcgtTCTTTCCCTATTTTCAACacaatttggtttttgtttaaaaCTTTCAAATATTGAGTAAAAGACTCCTTTTAGAACCAAGAGCGAAAATTATACAACAagagaaaagcaaaagagcCAATT
It includes:
- the TIM17 gene encoding translocase of the inner membrane (BUSCO:EOG09265E6R), producing MSADHTRDPCPIVILNDFGGAFAMGAIGGCVWHGIKGFRNSPSGERGYGAISAIKARAPVVGGNFGVWGGLFSTFDCTVKAVRKREDAWNAVIAGFFTGGALAIRGGWKHTRNSAITCACLLGVFEGVGMMMQRLQAQPAMAPVYPEEPTKLAA